In Cryptomeria japonica chromosome 10, Sugi_1.0, whole genome shotgun sequence, a genomic segment contains:
- the LOC131027573 gene encoding protein DMP4-like has translation MEEKTIDISVNEHRVGEENRDNFFSRMGEETIDISVNGHRAGEEKGAEKCCRMDGKTIDISINGQSKGKQKQTESGIELVLLAEKTIDISVTEHSIDQGCASASTSQPEMSITESSKEVMDALRRTVTQKAFSYSAHLANLLPTGTLLAFQVLLPIFSNDGDCNDGRRYMTAGLLIGIGLACFMVSFTDSFKGSDGKIYYGLTTPKGLWTFQYVTVAVPDSGQYKLSVVDFVHAIMSLLVFITVALFNENVVKCFWPHQNEDAKQVLRTLPIGIGFFASVLFVVFPTTRHGIGYPVTT, from the coding sequence ATGGAGGAAAAAACAATAGATATTAGTGTTAATGAGCACAGGGTGGGAGAAGAAAACAGGGATAATTTTTTTAGCAGAATGGGCGAAGAAACAATAGATATTAGTGTTAATGGGCACCGGGCGGGAGAAGAAAAGGGGGCTGAAAAATGTTGCAGAATGGACGGAAAAACAATAGATATTAGTATTAATGGGCAGAGCAAAGGAAAACAAAAGCAAACAGAATCGGGCATCGAGCTTGTTCTGCTGGCAGAGAAAACAATAGATATTAGTGTTACTGAGCATAGCATTGACCAGGGATGTGCCTCTGCGTCTACCTCACAACCTGAAATGAGCATTACAGAGAGCTCAAAAGAGGTCATGGATGCCCTAAGAAGAACAGTGACCCAGAAAGCATTTTCATACTCTGCCCATCTGGCAAATCTTCTTCCCACTGGCACCCTTCTGGCCTTTCAAGTTCTGCTACCCATTTTTTCCAATGATGGGGATTGCAACGATGGGAGACGCTACATGACAGCAGGGCTCCTTATAGGGATTGGTCTTGCCTGTTTCATGGTGTCTTTTACAGACAGTTTTAAGGGCTCTGATGGAAAAATCTACTATGGCTTGACCACTCCTAAAGGCTTATGGACCTTCCAGTATGTCACTGTGGCGGTACCTGATTCTGGCCAGTATAAGCTTAGTGTTGTGGATTTTGTTCATGCAATTATGTCTCTCTTGGTGTTTATTACAGTTGCTCTGTTTAATGAGAATGTGGTGAAGTGTTTTTGGCCTCACCAGAATGAGGATGCCAAGCAGGTTCTGCGTACTCTTCCCATTGGCATTGGATTTTTTGCCAGTGTGCTCTTTGTTGTATTTCCCACTACCCGCCATGGAATTGGATACCCTGTCACAACCTAG